A stretch of the Tolypothrix sp. NIES-4075 genome encodes the following:
- a CDS encoding EamA family transporter, which yields MGRFENRPENPRARGEISRAAETALWGVVEDLQSLQQNMLKSLQEDINRLESDKKHLADEIKRLQTEKEQLQQTKQITEQQALVRQLAQVLANHISSQLQSSLSALANQAIERDFNQGNATASHEANSNIVTEINKNTEQLIGSLDDTLTITLKLLQQELNNHQSGISQQLSRMQSRQQQGEAMLVELTNRLNKELEKKSLITPVTPTKPVELTVSEQKQQNVINTSPAAEVKKPAEPISVIPKETSTNGTTLSVSSVPEKEVKKPTVEPTSVIQSETSRNGTTLSASSIPAKEVNKPAVEPTSVVPKETSSNGTTLSQSSLPVSEVKKPPEATSVVPKETSSNGTTLSQSSLPAPNNTSAKPKEVKKDPKEPISVLSKELSDTTLPPSPPPEIKVKPKEVKKDPKEPISVLSRELSDTTPSGSRQPQRPSRGAGSLPPMQMGLLLILFSTVLSSLYNVAIKAIFQPNSLILGAFEVEQLISPTLGNSLLILMLRMMVVVPLMLVLAPMMHQRVWQDLHSLAGSVRGNPSPTKADTRRVLILSVVSGCFLFLSQLLIYLAIGQVPTGMAIALFFIYPMISGLLSWFLFRDQPTLFRISAIAVIFIGELLMLGGSAGAGIGNSSFGSMSAIASGVSFAIYVILTRICAAKLHPVTFTLINFATMLCLCFIGLMLPLPTSSSLIVDPNHLLELILSAFILGVMTLASYVLNNVGISKVSATRAAIFGASVPVLTVIFAGLIIQETLSIVQALGVLLITFGAAAFSLERIRAS from the coding sequence ATGGGGCGATTTGAGAACCGACCAGAAAACCCGCGTGCAAGAGGCGAAATATCTAGGGCAGCAGAAACTGCCTTGTGGGGTGTAGTTGAGGATTTGCAAAGCCTCCAGCAGAATATGCTCAAATCCTTACAAGAAGATATAAATAGGCTGGAGTCAGACAAGAAACACTTAGCTGATGAGATTAAACGGCTGCAAACCGAAAAAGAACAGCTACAACAGACGAAGCAAATAACTGAACAACAAGCTTTGGTACGTCAGTTGGCGCAAGTTTTAGCAAATCACATATCTTCTCAATTACAATCTTCGCTTTCGGCTTTAGCTAATCAAGCAATCGAGCGCGATTTCAACCAAGGAAATGCAACTGCCTCACATGAGGCTAACAGTAATATTGTTACAGAAATTAATAAAAATACCGAGCAACTGATTGGCAGTCTAGATGATACCCTAACTATCACCTTGAAGTTACTGCAACAAGAGTTAAATAACCATCAAAGTGGTATTTCTCAACAGTTGTCTCGGATGCAAAGCCGACAGCAGCAAGGGGAAGCGATGTTGGTAGAATTAACCAATCGGCTTAACAAGGAACTGGAAAAAAAAAGTTTAATTACACCAGTTACCCCAACGAAGCCAGTTGAGTTGACAGTTTCTGAGCAAAAACAGCAAAATGTCATAAACACTTCTCCAGCAGCAGAAGTCAAAAAACCCGCCGAACCAATTTCTGTTATTCCTAAAGAAACATCGACCAACGGAACTACATTATCTGTATCTTCTGTACCAGAAAAAGAAGTCAAAAAACCCACCGTTGAACCAACTTCTGTTATTCAATCGGAAACATCGAGAAACGGAACTACATTATCTGCGTCTTCTATACCAGCCAAAGAAGTCAACAAACCTGCCGTTGAGCCAACTTCTGTTGTTCCCAAAGAAACATCAAGCAACGGAACTACATTATCTCAGTCTTCTTTGCCGGTGTCAGAGGTTAAGAAACCCCCCGAAGCAACTTCTGTTGTTCCCAAAGAAACATCGAGCAACGGAACTACATTATCTCAGTCTTCTTTGCCAGCACCAAATAACACTTCTGCAAAGCCAAAAGAGGTGAAAAAAGACCCGAAAGAGCCAATTTCTGTTCTTTCTAAGGAACTAAGCGACACTACATTACCTCCATCCCCTCCGCCAGAAATCAAGGTAAAGCCAAAAGAGGTGAAAAAAGACCCGAAAGAGCCAATTTCTGTTCTTTCTAGGGAACTGAGCGACACTACACCATCTGGTTCTCGTCAGCCACAACGACCCTCTCGTGGCGCTGGAAGCTTACCACCCATGCAAATGGGTTTATTGCTGATTCTATTTTCAACGGTGTTGTCGTCGCTTTACAACGTCGCTATTAAGGCAATTTTTCAGCCAAATTCCCTAATTTTGGGTGCGTTTGAAGTTGAGCAGTTGATATCGCCGACGTTGGGAAATTCTCTGTTAATTTTGATGCTGAGGATGATGGTGGTTGTACCACTAATGCTAGTTTTAGCGCCGATGATGCATCAGCGAGTGTGGCAAGATTTACATTCATTGGCTGGCTCAGTACGGGGAAATCCTTCCCCGACGAAAGCAGATACACGACGGGTGTTGATATTGTCGGTTGTGAGTGGATGTTTTTTGTTTTTGTCTCAGTTGCTGATTTACTTGGCGATTGGACAAGTGCCAACGGGGATGGCGATCGCACTTTTCTTTATTTATCCGATGATTAGCGGGCTATTATCTTGGTTTCTTTTCCGCGATCAACCAACATTATTTCGTATCAGTGCGATCGCCGTGATTTTTATCGGTGAATTGTTGATGTTGGGTGGGTCAGCTGGTGCCGGTATTGGTAATAGCTCTTTTGGAAGTATGAGTGCGATCGCTTCTGGAGTCAGTTTCGCTATTTACGTAATTCTGACGCGCATTTGCGCTGCTAAATTGCATCCTGTCACATTTACTTTAATTAACTTCGCTACTATGCTATGTTTGTGCTTCATCGGTTTGATGTTGCCTTTACCAACTAGCTCAAGTTTGATAGTTGATCCCAATCACTTATTAGAACTTATCTTAAGCGCTTTTATCTTGGGTGTAATGACCCTGGCATCTTATG